The proteins below are encoded in one region of Solenopsis invicta isolate M01_SB chromosome 8, UNIL_Sinv_3.0, whole genome shotgun sequence:
- the LOC120358484 gene encoding uncharacterized protein LOC120358484, translating to MIHDIHCEFKLETQKIVKVTTENASNMVKAFSMFSQYNQASDLDNDNDSDDDFVIQGITKETENDSDSISDILLPVRQRCASHTLNLLITVDIKTALTGFSSGNSGGNYTRSHHSAFGKCSAIWNLTSRSPKAAETYVAITGKASSSPCVTRWNSTFDCLNDLISVKQFLGSVCDALELQRFKDTDFEFLAEYIECVKPIAEALDRLQGEKNCFYGELLPILLQTQKKLQNLQLRHLKYCEKLVIVLLQGLNKRFSDYFNFSSQANDAILAAVSHPFFKLRWVPKEKRNNVKDLLVNEAESLLSYMPKTRDSTNTSDTTRNESFFVFEGGSSSESITNTSNKNMIEL from the coding sequence ATGATTCACGACATACATTGTGAATTTAAACTTGaaacacaaaaaattgtaaaagtaacAACGGAAAATGCGTCAAACATGGTAAAAGCCTTTTCGATGTTCAGCCAATACAATCAAGCAAGTGATTTAGATAACGACAATGATTCAGACGATGATTTCGTTATACAAGGCATAACTAAAGAAACTGAGAATGATTCCGATTCCATATCCGACATATTGTTACCTGTACGTCAACGTTGTGCGAGTCATACACTGAATCTGTTAATCACAGTGGATATCAAAACTGCATTAACAGGATTCTCATCTGGAAACAGTGGAGGGAACTATACACGTTCCCATCATTCTGCTTTTGGAAAATGCTCTGCTATATGGAATTTAACATCTCGATCTCCTAAAGCTGCTGAGACATATGTCGCTATTACAGGAAAGGCTTCATCCTCACCCTGTGTCACTCGGTGGAACTCGACCTTCGATTGTCTAAATGACCTCATTTCTGTCAAACAATTTCTTGGTAGTGTTTGCGATGCACTTGAACTGCAAAGATTCAAGGACACTGACTTTGAATTCTTAGCAGAATACATTGAATGCGTCAAACCAATCGCGGAAGCTTTAGATAGGCTACAAGgcgagaaaaattgtttttatggtGAACTTTTACCAATTCTGCTACAAACGCAAAAGAAATTGCAAAACCTACAACTCCGACATTTAAAATACTGTGAAAAATTAGTAATCGTGTTGTTACAAGgcttaaataaaagattcagtgattattttaatttttcttctcaagCAAACGATGCTATTTTAGCAGCTGTCAGTCACCCGTTCTTTAAGTTAAGATGGGTaccaaaagaaaaaaggaataatGTTAAAGATTTGCTTGTTAATGAAGCTGAATCTTTATTAAGCTATATGCCAAAAACTCGAGATTCGACCAATACATCCGATACCACTCGTAATGAaagcttttttgtttttgaaggGGGATCATCTTCAGAAAGTATTACTAACACTtccaataaaaatatgattgaacTATAA